The sequence TTCACCTTCGTCACCGATCTCATGGCGATCGGGTCAAGATGACTCATGGCGTCAATCTACAGCAACATCAAAGCATAAAGAACGAATGAAGAAGGAGAACTCTATTTATATCTCAGTCTCTATCGTGAGTCTTCTTCTAACGGCAAACCtgccaaaccatccagagagtTTGCTCTATTCCTTTCCCACGTCAGCATCTGATATTAGATGTCTATCAATACTCCCCTCAACCAAAACAAGCTTGCCCTCAAGCTTGTATGAAAAGAAACCACCATCTTATGCATTCATAAACTGACGTGCAGCTCCATTGAGAAAGTCTATATGCCTTTAACGTTCCCGCTTCAATctctatacattttttttttttttttttttttgccactCTTATACGCCAACCATCTCAGAAGGACAAGTGGAATCATCCTTACTTCTCCAGCGATGCCAAACAAAGCAAGAACACCTCCACAGACTAAGCAAAACATGTAATGGCAGAGCTTGCGTGTGCTTTATTCTAGCTTTATATTTGAACATCCATGTCTTGGGACACTTCTTCCACGTATGCCTTTGTTGTACGAGAACTTGTTGTAACTGACTCTTGATGTATATCCACCACTTGCATCTTTTATCATTCAGTAGATGCTTCACAACTTGTAACAGATAATGTGTAATTCGTACTTCTTTTTCCCACAGTTGGCTAACGCACCAAATCACCTCAACCTCTATCAGCCCACACACTCTTATTCTCGTATATACTCCATCCCTCAAAGACAAGCTTGCCCACAAGCTTGGACTGATTAACATGATAGAAAAACTTTCATGAGAAGACCCCATTTGACCAAACTGAAGCAGATTTAAACCTCCATTTATGCTTCACTTGAAACTTGCCATCCTTTAAAGCAAACTGTTTCAGTTCCTTGACCGGTTGAATCAATCTCATTTTACATATCACTCGTGATGTATGTGTGTGTCTCAGTCTGCTCCTATACACTGCATTGTCCCCTTCCTGCAAATTCTTATTGTTGAATGCCACGACAAGCAAATAAAGACAACAGTTCCATTTGACATTCCGTATAGCTGCCTCATTAATCAACGTCCTCCAAATCCCAAACCAGACACCTGCAACCTTCATCCATCTCGTATTCATAGTCTCTTCCCCCATAATATCTACTCTGCTCATGAGCTTAAACTTCTTTTCTGTGAATTTGAAACGCTGTCCTGGAACTCTCTGCGAgaacttccttttttttaacttgaattTCCAAGTTTTGCGGCACTTCTGTTGGTTTCCACGACCTTGCCTTGATACATCAGTCCACTGCTGATTCATCTGCAGCATTGCTTCAGTCTGAGCAATATAATACGCATCATAGGCATGCTCTACTGCAGGCTTCAAAAACTCTGACCAACAGTGAGGCCTTTCTGCAGTTGCTTTAAACTTCATAGACAAAACAGGGTCAAGGAAGCAGCTTGGATGCCTCAAAGAAGACTCCTGCACCCCAGATTTTTCCTCGAGTTCTTCCATAGATGATGAATTCGACACCTGCAATTCATTCTCCACAGACAAATCATTCAGCACCAAATTATCAGCAGAGTCTTGCAACTCAATCTCGTGGTCAATCTCTCCAAATGAATCTTTCTTGAGTAAAATTTCTGGAGAAGACCTACTCCAGCCGAGACAGTCATCCAATCTCACTGTAACTTCTACCACAGGTGGTAACACTATCTCCTTATTTGGTTCTTCCGCTTGAACAGTCTCAGAACTTGATTCTTGAACAGCAATAGGAAATGAATCTTGCTTCAGCATCAATTCTGGTGACGAGCAACTATTAACAAGACGACCACTAGGATTCACAGACAATCCATCCACCGATGATAAAGTCATCTGCTGCACCATATCTGTCTG comes from Brassica rapa cultivar Chiifu-401-42 chromosome A02, CAAS_Brap_v3.01, whole genome shotgun sequence and encodes:
- the LOC103854994 gene encoding uncharacterized protein LOC103854994 isoform X1, whose amino-acid sequence is MSSEKVTVFSGVSGDLRPWIAYMEFGFSLFKNLELDKLSWAKLFMDGTAKEYVKRLERISPFKSWHEMKYALLLVFGEKDDPDKVRLQIESEQKMKRWMDDYDRKKKPWRKSETIQDDAKMKLTIHHNVNSLDMSGSAVEVNLGEDAGSNENSVDEMEVEQETNSLLMEDSEDKIVTENTEIVIKKGSLSVFDHIADFGSEVGSTDLVALSDSFTQYEPQKPNPSGTEATEEKIVDKIVEMSQTQTDMVQQMTLSSVDGLSVNPSGRLVNSCSSPELMLKQDSFPIAVQESSSETVQAEEPNKEIVLPPVVEVTVRLDDCLGWSRSSPEILLKKDSFGEIDHEIELQDSADNLVLNDLSVENELQVSNSSSMEELEEKSGVQESSLRHPSCFLDPVLSMKFKATAERPHCWSEFLKPAVEHAYDAYYIAQTEAMLQMNQQWTDVSRQGRGNQQKCRKTWKFKLKKRKFSQRVPGQRFKFTEKKFKLMSRVDIMGEETMNTRWMKVAGVWFGIWRTLINEAAIRNVKWNCCLYLLVVAFNNKNLQEGDNAVYRSRLRHTHTSRVICKMRLIQPVKELKQFALKDGKFQVKHKWRFKSASVWSNGVFS